The Carassius gibelio isolate Cgi1373 ecotype wild population from Czech Republic chromosome B12, carGib1.2-hapl.c, whole genome shotgun sequence genome has a segment encoding these proteins:
- the timm23a gene encoding mitochondrial import inner membrane translocase subunit Tim23: MDNNTPASGGFKGGLGSLLGGGSPEYSNTELAGVPLTGMSPLSPYLNVDPRYLVQDNDEFILPTGANKTRGRFELAFFTIGGCCITGAAFGTLNGLRMGLTETRDMPWSKPRNVQILNMVTRQGASWANTLGSVALLYSVFGVAIEKARGAEDDLNTVAAGTLTGMLFKSTAGLKGAARGGLVGLAMSGLYALYSNWDHLKGTSPSRY; this comes from the exons ATGGATAATAACACACCGGCATCAGGAGGGTTTAAAGGTGGGCTCGGGAGCCTTCTCGGTGGAGGAAGCCCTGAGTATTCAAATACTGAGCTCGCAGGAGTCCCAT TGACTGGTATGAGTCCTCTCTCGCCTTACCTCAATGTTGACCCTCGTTACCTTGTGCAG GACAATGATGAGTTTATCTTGCCCACTGGGGCAAATAAAACCCGTGGTCGCTTTGAGCTGGCCTTCTTCACCATCGGGGGATGCTGTATAACAG GCGCAGCATTTGGGACACTTAATGGTCTCCGTATGGGCCTGACAGAAACTAGAGACATGCCATGGTCAAAACCCAGAAATGTCCA AATTTTGAACATGGTCACACGACAAGGTGCATCATGGGCCAACACTCTAGGATCTGTGG CTCTTTTGTATAGTGTTTTCGGTGTGGCCATTGAGAAGGCCAGGGGTGCAGAGGATGACCTGAACACAGTGGCAGCCGGAACATTAACAGGGATGCTTTTTAAATCCACGG CTGGACTCAAAGGAGCTGCCAGAGGAGGTCTCGTTGGTTTAGCCATGTCAGGCCTGTATGCTCTTTACAGCAACTGGGATCACTTGAAGGGGACATCACCTTCACGTTACTGA